Proteins from a single region of Nomia melanderi isolate GNS246 chromosome 11, iyNomMela1, whole genome shotgun sequence:
- the LOC116430586 gene encoding F-box only protein 7, with product MIICSTESRSIKVKFVLKTLTVMLEPILAEESTITNLVPSLEGIIKDLNESSTHHDYLVALLIVFLAEAGFHISTNDKSNSRRRNLRSLRIPKDWKLKESNVYDISFTLPAVPDVKCKFIAVPSGDTLIVNFYPVIEDRRTYCISVQTLKYVNPFSSDLSGRYRNLKEISHRFKDCIATPVRLDVSMNAGIMCPGLQGLPLELKFKILRLLNVRDLKQLAQCSSEFYQLCSDPELKEHIE from the exons ATGATCATATGTTCTACAGAATCGCGGAGTATAAAGGTTAAGTTTGTTTTGAAAACGTTGACAGTCATGTTAGAGCCTATATTGGCAGAGGAGAGCACAATTACAAACTTAGTGCCCTCGTTGGAGGGCATAATAAAGGATTTAAACGAAAGTTCCACGCACCATGATTATCTAGTGGCATTACTTATAGTATTTTTGGCAGAGGCTGGGTTTCATATATCAACAAATGATAAATCTAATTCGCGACG TCGTAATCTTAGATCCTTACGCATACCAAAGGATTGGAAGTTGAAGGAGTCTAATGTTTATGACATAAGTTTCACACTTCCAGCTGTACCTGATGTTAAATGCAAGTTCATTGCTGTTCCATCAGGGGATACGTTGATTGTTAACTTTTATCCTGTAATAGAAGATAGAAGAACTTACTGCATTAGTGTACAGACTTTGAAATATGTTAATCCTTTTTCTAGCGATCTCAGTGGTCGTTATAGAAACCTAAAAGAAATATCTCACAG gtTTAAAGATTGTATAGCCACTCCAGTGCGTTTAGATGTATCAATGAACGCAGGAATAATGTGTCCTGGCTTGCAGGGCTTACCACTAGAGTTAAAGTTCAAAATCTTGAGACTGTTAAATGTAAGGGATCTGAAACAATTGGCCCAGTGCTCATCAGAATTTTACCAGCTGTGTTCAGATCCTGAACTGAAGGAACATATTGAATGA